The Montipora foliosa isolate CH-2021 chromosome 1, ASM3666993v2, whole genome shotgun sequence genome has a window encoding:
- the LOC137974226 gene encoding uncharacterized skeletal organic matrix protein 7-like produces the protein MLFFIPFTVCAFLALILTAANGGNTTPLSIPRPCKLDGVCVALETLSRGQERLEKTMKSCTENDSEFSLTAVVQCTSLVKSPPPSQYYKMAALDLNSGILCRVLSQAIDASQAYSVSAEILNQAGWIGVNSGHPGLLFNVVDENNFDFVYLRPHSTNGCYQTGYMSGGKLNFVVSKACPNGPPKGGVWFPFSVTVNGQTARAYRSGVLVATFKPHFTLRSRGGVLIFHGYKNVILFRKFQTARKVSFSKRCKEVVEFPGYVKVDAGNGNWPRDAFCQVAIGSDGRSTSYEITADIYNFIGRNSVNVGHPGLFFNAEDEDNYDFVYFRPHSAGGCFQTGYLFNGQPKFDSAKSSSCPTGPPKGAEWFTVKVVVSNATPAGEVKVYLKGTLVTSFNPRYPIKRHGGVLVANGYQNVIYYRNFKIL, from the exons ATGCTGTTTTTCATACCCTTTACTGTTTGTGCTTTCTTGGCGCTGATCTTAACCGCTGCAAATGGGGGAAATACTACTCCTCTGTCCATTCCACGTCCATGTAAACTGGATGGCGTGTGCGTAGCTCTGGAAACACTTTCGAGAGGTCAGGAACGCTTAGAGAAGACAATGAAATCCTGTACTGAAA ATGACAGCGAATTTTCACTGACTGCAGTGGTACAATGCACAAGCCTGGTAAAGTCCCCACCTCCAAGCCAATATTACAAAATGGCTGCTCTGGACCTTAATAGTGGTATTTTATGTCGCGTACTGAGCCAGGCCATTGATGCATCACAGGCATACAGTGTGTCAGCAGAGATTCTAAACCAGGCAGGATGGATAGGGGTAAACAGTGGACACCCGGGATTGCTTTTCAACGTGGTTGATGAAAACAACTTCGACTTTGTTTACTTAAG GCCCCACAGTACAAATGGCTGCTATCAGACAGGCTACATGTCCGGTGGAAAGTTGAACTTTGTGGTGTCCAAAGCCTGCCCCAACGGTCCCCCGAAGGGCGGAGTGTGGTTCCCATTTTCAGTCACGGTCAACGGCCAAACCGCCCGGGCTTATCGCAGTGGGGTCCTGGTGGCGACATTCAAGCCCCATTTCACTTTGAGGTCACGAGGAGGCGTGCTCATTTTCCATGGTTACAAAAACGTGATTCTCTTCAGGAAGTTCCAAACTGCCCGTAAAGTTTCCTTTAGCAAAAGATGCAAGGAG GTGGTTGAGTTTCCTGGTTATGTCAAAGTGGATGCTGGCAATGGAAATTGGCCACGAGATGCCTTCTGTCAAGTGGCGATTGGAAGCGATGGTAGAAGCACGAGTTACGAGATTACAGCTGACATTTACAACTTCATAGGACGTAACAGTGTCAACGTCGGACACCCGGGACTGTTTTTTAATGCAGAAGATGAGGATAACTATGATTTTGTCTACTTCAG GCCTCACAGCGCCGGGGGATGTTTCCAGACTGGATACCTCTTCAACGGCCAACCTAAATTTGACAGTGCTAAATCATCATCATGCCCTACTGGTCCCCCCAAAGGAGCAGAATGGTTCACTGTCAAGGTGGTAGTGTCCAACGCCACCCCTGCTGGGGAGGTCAAGGTATACTTGAAAGGAACCTTGGTGACATCATTCAACCCTCGCTACCCAATCAAAAGACACGGAGGGGTTTTGGTTGCCAATGGCTACCAAAACGTGATTTACTACCGGAATTTCAAGATTCTGTGA
- the LOC138008587 gene encoding uncharacterized protein, whose amino-acid sequence MTKETSRSSPPLSPVDQAEVSKSIEFLGLECDDLNNFRGKILEEISNLKANLEVIAEKVDALAQTIEEFQAYSYGFNVKILSAPECASQESALQTGNVCVAIFNKMGAEVTLTDIDIAHRVKPRISSNRPKTIICKFTRRLAREEVMKRRTAISLVQIGLSDDVVLTNAKIVDHLTPSAQ is encoded by the coding sequence ATGACGAAGGAGACAAGTCGATCCTCGCCGCCATTATCTCCCGTCGATCAGGCGGAGGTTTCGAAGAGTATCGAGTTCCTGGGCCTTGAATGTGATGACTTAAATAACTTTCGAGGTAAAATTTTAGAAGAAATATCTAATCTTAAAGCCAACCTGGAGGTTATTGCCGAAAAAGTAGATGCACTGGCTCAGACCATTGAAGAGTTTCAAGCTTACAGCTATGGCTTTAATGTTAAAATATTGAGTGCACCGGAATGTGCGAGCCAAGAGTCTGCTTTGCAAACTGGTAATGTGTGTGTAGCGATCTTCAACAAAATGGGTGCTGAGGTGACATTAACTGATATTGATATTGCCCATCGTGTGAAGCCAAGGATCTCTTCCAACCGGCCGAAGACGATCATCTGCAAATTCACCAGGCGATTAGCCCGTGAAGAAGTGATGAAACGAAGGACCGCAATTTCACTTGTTCAAATTGGTCTATCAGATGATGTGGTATTAACCAATGCGAAAATTGTTGACCATCTGACGCCTTCTGCTCAATAA